The DNA segment GTTGCTTCTTTAGCCTCCTCTGGAGGCGTTTCTTTCTTTTCCTCGGCTGCTTCTTTAGCCTCCTCTGGCGGAGCCTCTTTCTTTTCCTCGGCTGCTTCTTTAGCTTCCTCTGCCGGGACTTCCTTCTTCTCCTCCGTTTCTTTCTTAGCCTCCTCTGGCGGCGTTTCTTTCTTCTCCTCAGCCATTTTGCTAAACCTCCTTTCTTAATTTAAATTGACGAAATTAAACCTGCTCTTGAGGATACCAAATAATTACCAAAATTTCAAGAACCATAACCCAATGCCGGCATACTTTCTTACAAAGTTGACAAAAAGAGGGAAAATTTGGTATAAGTAAAATAGAAAAAACAAAGGTAACCTATGACAAAAAAATTTAAAATAATAAGGGTAAACCAAAAACAATCCACAAAATTTTTTGAAGAAAAATGGGCTAGGATTAATAAAACGGTTATTTGGTGTATAGGAATATTTCTATTTGTTTTTCTATTTCGTTTATTTTACTTTGTTGAACTTAGAAAGTTTCCTCTGTCCCAATACCCTGTTCTTGATTCAAAAGTTTATGATACTTGGGCACAAGAAATCACAACAGGAGACTGGCTGAGCAAAAAGAGAGGAGTATTTTACTCCAATCCAGGGTATGCATATTTTTTAGCTGGAGTTTACTCAGTTTTTGGCCGAAATTTGAACATAGTAATTATAATTCAATTTCTTTTTGGTGCTTTAAGCTGTGTCCTTATTTATTTGATCGGTAAACGAGTGTTCAATAGCACCGTTGGGATAATTGCTGGTTTTATTGCTGGAGTTTATGGCTTTTCAATTTATATTGAAGGACTGCTATTGACTGCTACATTGATTAACTTCTGTAATCTATTTGTATTGCTTTGTCTCCTAATGGCTGTCGAGAAAAAACGTTTTAGATATTGGTTTGGAGCTGGTATATTTTTAGGTGTTTCTACTTTGCTAAGACCAAACAATTTATTGTTTGCTCCATTTGTTTTAATATGGATTTTGTGGTTAGATACTCCAAAAAAAAGTTTATTTTACTCATTTCTAAGTTTCTTCCTTGGAATTCTTCTTATGGTTTTTCCAATCATAATAAGACATTACATTGTAGCTGGTGAATTTTCTCTATTTCCTACGGCCCACGGTGGATTAAACTTTTATATAGGAAATAACCCCAAATCAACAGGGTCATACGTAGATTTGACTTTCGATCAAGCAGATCCAGAAAGTCAAGGAGAAAATTATCGAAGGAAAGCCAGTGAAATGATGGATAGGGAATTATCGCGTAGCGAAGCTTCAAGATTTTGGTTTCTTCAAGGTTTTAAATTTATTCGTCAGCATCCTCTTCAATGGTTAAAATTATTGAGAAAGAAATTCCTCTATTTTTGGTACTACTTTGAGCAACCTATGACTTATAACTATTATTTTTTCAAAGAGCACATCTCTTTTTTAAAACTACCTTTCTTATCGTTTAGTTTCATAGCGCCTTTAGGGTTACTAGGATTTATTTTAAGTATTCTCCATAGAAAAGTTTTGCTGTTACATCTCTATTTATTAAGCCATATGATAGCAGTTATCCTCTTCTTTGTTGTTTCTGAATATCGTTATCCTATAGTTGGTCCACTAATTATTTTTGCTAGTTATTCATTTTATTGGTATAAAGAAAATATCAAATGTAAAAAATATAAGTCGCTTGTCCTTGTTTTAATTCTCTTTGCTGGAATGTTATATTTGACTAATCATCATCGCACTCAAAAAACCAAATACAATTTTGGACGGGATTATATAAAATTAGGTTATGCTTGTATTCAAGGAGGGTTGATAGATCAGGGAATTGAATTTATGAAAAAATCTGGAGAATTT comes from the bacterium genome and includes:
- a CDS encoding tetratricopeptide repeat protein, with amino-acid sequence MTKKFKIIRVNQKQSTKFFEEKWARINKTVIWCIGIFLFVFLFRLFYFVELRKFPLSQYPVLDSKVYDTWAQEITTGDWLSKKRGVFYSNPGYAYFLAGVYSVFGRNLNIVIIIQFLFGALSCVLIYLIGKRVFNSTVGIIAGFIAGVYGFSIYIEGLLLTATLINFCNLFVLLCLLMAVEKKRFRYWFGAGIFLGVSTLLRPNNLLFAPFVLIWILWLDTPKKSLFYSFLSFFLGILLMVFPIIIRHYIVAGEFSLFPTAHGGLNFYIGNNPKSTGSYVDLTFDQADPESQGENYRRKASEMMDRELSRSEASRFWFLQGFKFIRQHPLQWLKLLRKKFLYFWYYFEQPMTYNYYFFKEHISFLKLPFLSFSFIAPLGLLGFILSILHRKVLLLHLYLLSHMIAVILFFVVSEYRYPIVGPLIIFASYSFYWYKENIKCKKYKSLVLVLILFAGMLYLTNHHRTQKTKYNFGRDYIKLGYACIQGGLIDQGIEFMKKSGEFISHSAVHYNLAEAYAYQKGQYDKAIEEYKKAIETEKNKTDLEHTYIRLAFIYIKKKMYNEAIKVYKKAVELNPQNAGTHQFLGNVYYLQNKKSEAIKEWKTSLQIYPDNPPLLKNLKVLKEEIQTEILP